The proteins below come from a single Chitinophaga pinensis DSM 2588 genomic window:
- a CDS encoding RagB/SusD family nutrient uptake outer membrane protein translates to MTTRSLLLIIAFPLLFGSCLKDVNPSDSLTTGTLTQTAQGLKQALNGAYALFKDHVEFNGTTDLNNMYLRQYFQMSDFASDDIVCAQTTTDPLYYSFSLNHTPTQTNSRYFWYISYKIINDVNTVIEAAEAVQNPDATIKQLLGECYFMRAFCHFNLVKLYARPYTENPGADGVILRTSTSDPSTKARSTVAEVYASVIADAEKGASLMQQQRGVQYASQEAAWALLSRAYLYKGVNDSTIYYSDKVINSGRFGLTDTTGFKTMFANATGSKETIFCVAFTTVDDYGKAGSIASMIYSDGNSGWGEEFASQSLRDTMSAYTEDARWAYILPLKDGSGNLQKKNGIETYYIMKFSGQAGSPTLSSPIMFRLAEMYLNRAEAKAKAGNSTGALDDLDMIRKNRGLQHALYGGKVPAGKTALETVLKERRIELAFEGHRVYDVYRNKQVMNRTYWGYHLPGLKESDIDLSKRPAGYENMVINPDNKRVIYYIPIDEIQTNKLCSQNP, encoded by the coding sequence ATGACAACCAGATCTCTTTTACTCATAATTGCATTTCCGCTGCTTTTTGGCAGTTGTCTGAAAGACGTGAATCCCAGCGATTCACTGACTACCGGTACACTGACGCAGACGGCCCAGGGATTGAAACAGGCATTAAATGGTGCATATGCTTTATTTAAAGATCACGTGGAATTTAACGGTACCACCGATCTGAATAACATGTACCTGCGGCAGTATTTTCAGATGAGCGATTTCGCCAGCGATGATATTGTGTGTGCACAGACGACCACAGATCCGCTGTATTACAGCTTTTCGCTGAATCATACGCCTACGCAGACAAACAGCCGTTATTTCTGGTATATCTCCTACAAGATCATCAATGATGTCAATACGGTTATCGAGGCAGCGGAAGCTGTCCAGAACCCGGATGCCACCATTAAACAGCTGCTGGGAGAGTGTTATTTTATGCGGGCTTTCTGTCACTTCAATCTGGTAAAACTATATGCCCGCCCTTATACGGAGAACCCGGGTGCTGATGGTGTAATATTACGTACTTCCACCAGCGATCCTTCTACCAAAGCCCGCTCCACCGTAGCAGAGGTCTATGCATCTGTGATTGCGGATGCAGAGAAAGGCGCTTCGCTGATGCAGCAACAGCGTGGCGTACAATACGCTTCACAGGAAGCTGCCTGGGCATTATTATCAAGAGCCTACTTATATAAAGGCGTGAATGACAGCACGATCTACTATAGTGATAAGGTCATCAATTCAGGCCGGTTCGGTCTGACCGATACAACAGGTTTTAAGACCATGTTTGCCAATGCAACGGGCAGTAAAGAGACGATCTTCTGTGTCGCGTTTACGACCGTGGATGATTATGGTAAAGCGGGTTCTATCGCCTCTATGATCTATTCTGATGGTAACTCCGGATGGGGAGAGGAGTTCGCTTCACAATCGCTGCGCGATACTATGTCGGCCTATACGGAAGACGCCCGTTGGGCTTATATTCTTCCTTTAAAAGATGGTAGCGGCAATTTGCAGAAAAAGAACGGTATTGAGACTTATTACATTATGAAGTTCTCCGGACAAGCAGGTAGTCCTACGCTGAGTTCCCCCATCATGTTCCGCCTGGCGGAGATGTACCTGAACAGGGCAGAAGCGAAAGCCAAGGCAGGGAATAGCACCGGGGCTTTAGACGACCTGGATATGATACGGAAGAACAGGGGATTACAGCATGCCCTCTATGGGGGAAAAGTGCCGGCAGGTAAGACGGCCCTGGAAACCGTACTAAAGGAAAGAAGGATTGAACTGGCTTTTGAAGGACACCGGGTGTATGACGTTTATCGCAACAAACAGGTGATGAACCGTACCTACTGGGGCTACCACCTGCCAGGGCTGAAAGAGTCTGATATAGACCTTAGTAAACGTCCTGCGGGCTATGAGAATATGGTCATCAATCCGGACAATAAACGGGTGATCTATTACATTCCCATCGATGAAATACAGACCAATAAACTGTGTTCACAGAATCCTTAA
- a CDS encoding SusC/RagA family TonB-linked outer membrane protein, protein MKLTTFLLLVIILQVSAAGYSQKVTLTARNMPLRDVFTEIITQTGVSIVYSESVLANTAPVTFRVKDASVREVLDLCLHNQQVIYALEGKNFVIKKTIPPPAGTSPQADTTITIRGTVSAAAGGPLPGATVLVKGTRKGTQTNGEGQFTLSGVRKQDILIISNIGFTTREVAATEQVTLQLEEDTRNFNEVIVVGYSDKKKSELTSAVSVVSAEKLKDVTTNDVGSMLQGKVAGLQVVNSSGVPGTAAELRLRGVSSVNASQTPLFVVDGIIGGNYDPNDVESITVLKDAGATAMYGSQANAGVIIITTKKAKLGKTRFEAKVTTGFRKPDFGKMEMMNGSELYERHKEFYRDYIPGTDNNSYKVDILKFYAERPKTLQQQNYNWLTTMFGTAPVENVYISASGTSEKSEYYTGLSYYNERGTFMNTGFQRINLRGNSTYHFSKNVSVTNNINISGSTGNSYNYEDVYYAYLNMPWDNPYDANRNPVYVDGNVGFKWWSRDKVNPIHTIKNSNHPYKNFDVNYDLGLNINITDWLSFSSSNRAAVSYNKGSDYYSPVVAGLYNSTGYLNELSTLSYGVISNDLLKFNFHKGDHTISGLAGIAIENSKTEILGASGKGLPEGLSVLNVVSNNQLVTGSYDQAIIQSFISQLSYGYKDKYFLTGSYRVDGSTAFPASKRYGSFPAVSAAWQISHEDFLLHSRLFSNLKVRASYGVTGTQDIGSSRYLGLYALSSQYNGGTAATPSQLPSPNLTWESKRQLNAGLDIGLFNRINLTIDAYNNVTDNLLLQVPQPLSVGFEQRWENVGKVINNGIELGINTVNIKTEDFEWTTDFNINYNTNKLKELPSDITRTQPTWSISQIYRNDGNLYEFYMPKWLGVNKETGAPQWEVINRDANGKEISRSATSDYASATYQEVGSALPKLQGGFTTQWTYKNVSLSVNAYYLTGNKVFSNSLRFVMNDGNEPYYNQINLPSDYKIWTHPGDDATEPSPQNAANSTETSTRYLKDGDFLAIRNISLSYKLSKAWMTRWHMDGVTLSLTADNVYTFTKFLGQDPATTITSGSYVMPGVSDFKYPNNRQFLFNINIRF, encoded by the coding sequence ATGAAATTGACCACGTTCCTGCTACTGGTGATCATCTTACAGGTGAGTGCCGCAGGATATTCCCAGAAAGTGACGCTGACGGCCAGGAATATGCCGCTCCGCGATGTGTTTACCGAAATCATCACACAGACAGGCGTATCCATCGTATATTCTGAAAGTGTACTGGCCAATACGGCCCCCGTCACTTTCCGTGTGAAAGACGCCTCCGTCCGTGAAGTACTCGACCTCTGCCTCCACAATCAGCAGGTCATCTACGCACTCGAAGGAAAGAACTTTGTCATAAAGAAAACGATACCGCCACCTGCCGGAACCTCTCCTCAGGCAGATACGACCATTACCATCAGGGGGACTGTCAGCGCTGCCGCCGGAGGACCATTACCTGGCGCCACCGTACTGGTCAAGGGTACCCGGAAAGGCACCCAGACCAACGGAGAAGGGCAATTTACCTTATCTGGTGTACGCAAACAGGACATCCTGATCATCAGCAACATTGGATTTACCACCCGGGAAGTCGCTGCAACTGAACAGGTCACACTGCAACTGGAAGAAGATACCCGCAACTTCAATGAAGTCATCGTAGTGGGTTATAGCGACAAAAAGAAAAGTGAACTGACCAGCGCCGTAAGTGTGGTATCTGCTGAAAAACTTAAAGATGTTACCACCAATGATGTCGGTAGCATGTTACAGGGTAAAGTTGCTGGGCTGCAGGTAGTGAACAGTTCCGGTGTGCCTGGTACAGCTGCCGAACTACGACTCCGTGGTGTGTCTTCTGTGAATGCCTCCCAAACGCCGCTCTTTGTTGTAGACGGTATCATCGGCGGTAACTACGACCCGAATGACGTAGAAAGCATTACCGTTCTGAAAGATGCCGGTGCTACCGCGATGTATGGTTCGCAGGCAAATGCAGGTGTCATCATCATCACTACTAAAAAGGCAAAACTGGGGAAGACGCGTTTTGAAGCAAAGGTCACTACCGGCTTCCGTAAACCGGATTTCGGGAAGATGGAAATGATGAATGGCAGCGAACTGTATGAGCGCCATAAAGAGTTTTACCGGGACTATATCCCCGGCACCGATAATAACTCCTATAAAGTAGATATCCTGAAATTCTACGCAGAAAGACCCAAAACACTGCAACAACAGAACTACAACTGGCTGACTACCATGTTCGGCACTGCTCCCGTAGAGAATGTCTATATCTCTGCCAGTGGTACTTCTGAAAAAAGTGAATACTATACCGGCCTATCGTATTATAATGAAAGAGGTACTTTCATGAATACAGGCTTCCAGCGTATCAACCTGCGTGGTAACTCCACCTACCATTTCTCCAAAAATGTAAGCGTTACCAATAATATCAATATCAGCGGTTCCACGGGCAACAGCTACAACTATGAGGATGTTTACTATGCTTATCTGAATATGCCCTGGGACAATCCTTATGACGCCAATCGTAACCCGGTATATGTAGACGGTAATGTTGGTTTTAAATGGTGGTCCAGGGATAAGGTGAATCCTATCCATACCATCAAAAACTCCAACCACCCTTATAAAAACTTTGACGTCAACTACGACCTCGGACTGAATATCAATATCACCGACTGGCTGTCTTTTTCCAGCAGTAACCGCGCAGCTGTCAGCTATAACAAAGGATCTGACTATTATTCTCCGGTTGTCGCCGGTTTGTATAACAGCACCGGTTACCTGAATGAACTCAGCACCTTGTCATATGGCGTTATCTCCAACGACCTGCTGAAATTCAATTTCCACAAGGGAGATCATACCATCAGTGGTCTGGCAGGTATTGCGATTGAAAACAGCAAAACAGAAATATTGGGCGCTTCCGGTAAAGGATTGCCTGAAGGCTTATCTGTGCTGAACGTTGTATCCAACAACCAGCTGGTAACCGGTTCTTATGACCAGGCTATCATCCAGTCGTTTATCTCGCAGCTCAGTTATGGCTATAAGGACAAATACTTCCTCACAGGTTCCTACCGTGTAGATGGATCAACCGCTTTCCCGGCCAGCAAACGTTATGGTTCTTTTCCGGCAGTATCTGCTGCCTGGCAGATCAGTCATGAAGATTTCCTGCTGCACAGCAGGCTATTCAGCAACCTGAAAGTACGTGCCAGTTATGGCGTGACAGGTACACAGGATATAGGCTCTTCCCGTTACCTGGGATTGTATGCGTTAAGCAGCCAGTATAATGGTGGAACAGCGGCGACGCCTTCTCAGTTGCCAAGCCCGAACCTGACATGGGAGAGTAAAAGGCAACTGAACGCCGGACTGGATATCGGCTTATTTAACCGCATCAACCTGACGATCGATGCTTATAATAACGTGACGGATAACCTCCTGCTACAGGTACCGCAACCCCTCTCTGTAGGGTTTGAACAACGTTGGGAGAATGTAGGTAAGGTCATCAATAATGGGATAGAACTGGGTATCAATACGGTCAATATCAAGACGGAAGATTTTGAGTGGACCACTGATTTCAACATCAACTATAACACCAACAAACTGAAGGAATTACCCAGTGATATTACCCGCACACAGCCTACCTGGAGTATTTCCCAGATCTATCGCAATGACGGTAACCTGTATGAATTCTATATGCCGAAATGGTTAGGCGTAAATAAGGAAACAGGCGCCCCACAGTGGGAGGTGATCAACAGGGATGCAAATGGCAAGGAGATCTCCCGGTCAGCCACTTCAGACTATGCCAGCGCTACCTACCAGGAGGTAGGTTCCGCTTTGCCTAAGTTACAGGGAGGCTTCACAACACAGTGGACCTACAAGAACGTATCATTAAGCGTCAATGCCTATTACCTGACGGGCAACAAAGTATTCAGCAACAGTCTGCGTTTCGTGATGAATGATGGCAATGAGCCTTACTACAACCAGATCAACCTGCCTTCGGATTACAAGATATGGACGCATCCCGGTGATGATGCAACAGAACCTAGTCCGCAAAATGCTGCCAATTCCACAGAAACCTCCACCCGCTATCTGAAAGACGGCGACTTCCTGGCCATCAGGAATATCTCCTTGTCCTACAAACTGTCAAAAGCCTGGATGACCCGCTGGCATATGGATGGAGTAACACTGTCGCTGACCGCGGATAACGTATACACATTCACTAAGTTCCTCGGACAGGACCCTGCTACGACTATTACCTCCGGCAGTTATGTAATGCCTGGCGTATCGGATTTTAAGTATCCAAATAACCGCCAGTTTCTGTTCAACATCAACATCAGGTTCTAG
- a CDS encoding FecR family protein, which translates to MPDHQQRIAYLLARYADKTCSREELDELFSAIGQGDGPEGLEQLLEEIWQARHPAPEIDYEAVYRQIKPAVPVRKTIPLKRIAIAASLLLLAGTAYWLLPSKRTGKQATVLIQPAQRRILPATNKAVLTLSDGTTVPLDSTGKQLIQQGNVAIRQQNGQLLYASQPTDGNIHYNKLTTPRGGQFRLVLPDGTKVWLNSASMLRYPTTFSGKERVVELDGQGYFEIAANAQQPFKVKVRDMEVLVLGTDFDVMAYGDENSVNTTLLTGSILVKEGSTKQLLQPGQQAVIDNQDHQLTVKTADIRKVTAWKNGMFVFNDMALPAILREVARWYDVDIVYKASPGAELYGGGIGRDLQLADVLALLEGNGFNHFGIEGRKVIVLP; encoded by the coding sequence ATGCCTGATCACCAACAAAGAATTGCTTATCTATTAGCACGTTATGCAGACAAAACATGCAGCCGGGAAGAGCTGGATGAACTGTTTTCTGCTATTGGTCAGGGTGATGGTCCGGAAGGACTGGAACAATTGCTGGAAGAGATATGGCAGGCAAGACATCCTGCCCCGGAGATTGATTATGAAGCAGTGTACCGGCAGATTAAACCCGCTGTTCCGGTACGGAAGACTATTCCCCTCAAAAGAATCGCTATCGCTGCATCGTTATTGTTACTGGCTGGTACCGCCTACTGGTTGCTACCATCCAAACGGACCGGAAAGCAAGCGACGGTGCTGATACAGCCTGCTCAGCGGCGTATTCTGCCGGCGACCAATAAAGCCGTACTGACATTATCAGATGGTACGACAGTGCCGCTGGATAGTACAGGGAAACAGCTGATTCAGCAGGGTAACGTAGCGATCAGACAACAAAACGGACAGCTATTATATGCCAGTCAGCCAACAGATGGCAATATTCACTATAACAAACTCACCACGCCAAGAGGAGGACAATTCAGACTCGTATTGCCTGATGGCACTAAAGTATGGCTGAACTCAGCTTCCATGTTACGCTACCCCACCACTTTCTCAGGAAAGGAACGCGTTGTGGAACTGGACGGACAGGGATACTTTGAGATCGCAGCCAATGCGCAGCAACCATTTAAAGTAAAGGTGCGTGACATGGAAGTGCTTGTATTGGGCACAGACTTCGATGTAATGGCCTATGGGGATGAAAATTCAGTTAATACCACATTGCTCACCGGTAGCATACTGGTGAAGGAAGGCAGTACAAAACAATTGTTACAACCTGGACAACAGGCAGTGATAGACAACCAGGATCATCAGCTGACCGTAAAAACAGCTGACATCAGAAAAGTAACCGCGTGGAAGAACGGCATGTTTGTTTTCAATGACATGGCTTTACCCGCCATATTAAGAGAAGTAGCCCGCTGGTACGATGTAGACATCGTTTATAAAGCCAGCCCCGGAGCGGAATTATACGGAGGCGGTATAGGAAGAGACCTGCAGCTGGCAGACGTACTGGCCCTGCTGGAAGGGAATGGCTTTAATCATTTCGGGATTGAAGGTAGAAAAGTAATTGTATTACCATAA
- a CDS encoding sigma-70 family RNA polymerase sigma factor codes for MRQGDESAFRQLYDRHSRQVAAFIFHLTHSAVDAEDILQETFLTLWTSREQLPAIVNPASYIFIIARNKTLDHLRKIARQQKLVDHVWANISATADALDLELDARESQQLINTALSRLSEQQRTIFRLSRQDGLDHATIADKLHLSKSRVKNVQVETLRFIRQFLSQHAEFLLLLCLLSNF; via the coding sequence ATGAGGCAAGGCGACGAAAGCGCCTTCCGGCAGCTATACGACCGGCATAGCAGGCAGGTGGCTGCGTTTATTTTCCATCTGACACATTCTGCTGTTGACGCAGAAGACATTCTCCAGGAGACTTTCCTTACACTCTGGACAAGCAGGGAACAGCTGCCCGCTATCGTCAATCCAGCCAGTTATATCTTTATCATCGCCAGGAATAAAACCCTGGATCATCTCCGAAAAATAGCCCGGCAACAGAAACTGGTGGATCATGTGTGGGCCAATATATCCGCCACTGCAGATGCCCTCGATCTGGAACTGGATGCCCGGGAAAGCCAGCAATTGATCAATACCGCCCTTTCACGGCTCAGCGAGCAGCAACGTACTATTTTCCGCCTGAGCAGACAGGACGGACTTGATCATGCCACCATCGCCGACAAACTGCATTTATCCAAGAGCAGGGTTAAAAACGTACAGGTGGAAACACTCCGCTTCATACGTCAGTTTCTGTCACAACATGCTGAATTTCTGTTGCTTCTCTGCCTCCTGAGCAACTTCTGA